The following are encoded in a window of Fusarium oxysporum f. sp. lycopersici 4287 supercont2.56 genomic scaffold, whole genome shotgun sequence genomic DNA:
- a CDS encoding MFS transporter, SP family, general alpha glucoside:H+ symporter encodes MEGYDMKLIGSLNAQPAFMKRYGNKLPSGDYQITAAWQVGLSNGASVGSRIGLYLNGHVSERLGFKKAMILSISLFTAAVFITFFAPSVEVLLVGQICQGIPWGVFQTLTTAYAAEVCPVHLRGYLTTSVNLCWVIGQFLSAECYA; translated from the exons ATGGAGGGATACGACATGAAACTCATTGGATCCCTCAATGCCCAGCCAGCTTTTATGAAGCGATATGGAAATAAGCTTCCGAGTGGTGACTATCAGATCACGGCTGCATGGCAAGTTGGGTTGTCCAATGGTGCCTCGGTTGGATCTCGTATTGGGCTGTACTTGAACGGCCATGTCTCAGAGCGTCTGGGTTTCAAGAAGGCGATGATACTCTCTATTTCTCTTTTTACAGCAGCTGTTTTCATTACATTCTTTGCCCCCAGTGTCGAAGTCCTCTTGGTTGGACAGATATGCCAGGGTATTCCTTGGGGTGTCTTTCAGACTTTGACGACAGCTTATGCTGCCGAGGTCTGCCCTGTTCACCTTCGTGGGTATCTCACAACCTCTGTAAATCTATGCTGG GTCATCGGACAGTTTCTGTCTGCTGAGTGTTACGCGTAA
- a CDS encoding lysozyme: MKFALFALSTLTASLAAAYPITGNDVKCRSGPGTSYAVKKVLKKGTDVKITCQTEGTNISGNTIWDKISDGCYVSDYYVKTGSSGYIKPKCGGGCSAPSSNQATVDLIGEFEGFVPHIYKDAAGYPTVGYGHLCSNSKCTDVKYAIPLSKANGKKLLADDMRKFEKCIAKMVSSKVTLNKNQFGALVSWSFNLGCGAAEGSQLLKRLNKGEKPNTVISQELPKWVYAGGRKLPGLVRRRNAEVALAKKATSEKALPVKC, translated from the exons ATGAAGTTCGCTCTCTTTGCCCTTTCTACCCTCACGGCCTCCCTTGCAGCCGCATACCCCATCACCGGCAACGATGTTAAGTGCCGCTCTGGCCCAGGCACCAGCTATGCGGTCAAGAAGGTATTGAAGAAGGGCACCGATGTTAAAATCACCTGCCAGACCGAGGGCACCAACATCAGCGGGAATACCATCTGGGATAAAATCTCAGATGGCTGCTATGTCTCGGACTACTACGTCAAGACAGGCTCTAGTGGATACATCAAGCCCAAGTGCGGCGGAGGTTGCTCTGCGCCATCGTCTAACCAGGCTACCGTGGACCTGATTGGCGAGTTTGAGGGTTTTGTTCCCCATATCT ACAAGGACGCTGCTGGTTATCCTACCGTAGGCTACGGCCATCTCTGCTCGAACTCCAAGTGCACTGATGTTAAATATGCAATTCCCCTTTCAAAGGCCAACggcaagaagcttctcgcGGATGACATGAGA AAATTCGAGAAATGCATCGCCAAAATGGTCAGCAGCAAAGTCACCCTCAACAAGAACCAATTCGGGGCCCTGGTTAGTTGGTCCTTCAACCTTGGTTGCGGTGCCGCCGAGGGGTCGCAGCTCCTCAAGCGTCTCAATAAGGGTGAGAAGCCCAACACTGTGATTTCTCAGGAGCTGCCCAAGTGGGTTTATGCAGGCGGGAGGAAGCTCCCAGGCCTTGTCCGTCGGCGTAACGCGGAGGTTGCTTTGGCTAAGAAAGCGACGAGCGAGAAGGCGCTTCCTGTGAAGTGCTAG
- a CDS encoding protein arginine N-methyltransferase 1, which produces MTSIKTIIFLLLSGSRAATINSRDYRPDEHLMLVDCGVGADGTAKSNVMAYYAGSYNPGGGDTKWVQPDMIANVPWDGSYPWRSSGVATTFSNGDTFQVAINPAIKDWEESKSYAGDAKHTFGNEFKCWAEHGKPAFDLPDGTACTSAYICFHQPDNPPPAPATDFQVVTDYGMSKEEIQVRVQGTNSEVADWTPEAAFSHINEDDEGLQCKGTSYSIGNDCSITFDDCFFSARENVPSMKKTLIEAVAPAVAKTSVTKTGRYSGSCRNEGMCEPDYEFEYLEYTYPVTGTVLEEAKDRQGLFYFEDVLTVQQGEQIALNLDVRPNSKNTRDLDIKISYELETEDANRASKGALEYRIKWFKKVVRYLE; this is translated from the exons ATGACTTCAATCAAAACCATCATTTTCCTCCTACTCTCAGGCTCTCGAGCCGCAACCATCAATTCACGAGACTACCGACCGGACGAGCACCTGATGCTCGTGGACTGCGGTGTCGGAGCTGATGGTACTGCCAAGTCAAATGTGATGGCATACTATGCTGGGTCTTACAACCCAGGTGGCGGTGACACCAAATGGGTACAGCCAGACATGATTGCAAACGTGCCTTGGGACGGTTCGTACCCATGGAGATCAAGTGGCGTTGCCACCACATTCTCCAACGGCGACACTTTCCAGGTCGCAATCAATCCAGCTATCAAAGACTGGGAAGAGTCCAAGAGCTATGCAGGCGATGCAAAGCATACCTTTGGAAACGAATTCAAGTGCTGGGCCGAGCATGGCAAGCCGGCTTTCGACCTTCCGGATGGAACAGCTTGTACCAGCGCCTACAtttgcttccatcagccagATAACCCGCCACCCGCGCCTGCCACTGACTTCCAAGTGGTAACCGACTATGGCATGTCCAAAGAGGAGATCCAGGTGCGCGTGCAGGGCACCAATTCTGAGGTCGCAGACTGGACGCCCGAGGCTGCTTTCAGCCACATTaatgaggacgatgagggTCTTCAGTGCAAAGGAACGTCTTACAGCATTGGTAATGACTGCAGTATTACATTCGACGATTGCTTTTTCTCAGCGCGTGAGAATGTCCCTAGCATGAAAAAGACTCTGATCGAAGCCGTGGCACCTGCGGTTGCGAAGACAAGTGTGACCAAGACGGGCCGATACAGCGGCAGTTGCCGAAACGAGGGGATGTGCGAACCCGATTATGAGTTTGAGTACCTGGAGTACACGTACCCCGTGACTGGAACTGTGTTA gaagaagccaaagatcGACAAGGACTCTTCTACTTCGAGGATGTTCTCACCGTCCAGCAGGGCGAGCAGATTGCTCTCAACCTTGATGTCCGACCCAACTCCAAGAACACGCGTGATCTTGACATCAAGATCTCCTACGAGTTGGAAACTGAGGATGCCAATCGTGCCTCCAAGGGTGCGCTTGAGTACCGCAT taaatgGTTCAAGAAGGTAGTAAGGTATTTGGAATAA